The sequence ACTTGATCTTCTGGAAGCAGTCGATGTAATGTGCCTCTGTTATCCCTGTAGAAAGAAGTGGGAAGGTGGTGGGTCACAGATCATCCCAAGACTCtccccccactcctctcccctggCCCTCAACACTCACCCCCCTGATGCtttatctgtttcttcctctgtctcttcttcttatgACTGGTGTTTGACTGGTCCTCCTTCAGCTTTTCCATGAATAGCTCGATGTCTCTTAGGACGTGGCTCAGCACCTCCTGGACCCCAAACAACCCATGGTCTGAGTGGGCAGTTAGGCCCACCCTGGAACTCCCAACCCTGACCCCCCGCCCCCTCCTACCACAAGCCTGAGCCTCAGGCCCAGCCCAGGGTCTGACCAAGGCTCCGTGTCCCTCCTcagcccaggccctgccttgGTCATCCTGGCACCTGGCTCCTTGGGGTGATGGAGACGACTGGTGTCCTCCCTTGGGCCAGGACCAAAAATCCTCAAGGAGCCCAAGACAGTCTGCAGTTACCTGATCCCGTCCTGGGTCCCCGGGGGATGGGGACCTCCTCGAAGGAGGCAAAGTGAAGGCACTTGAGTTTTGGATGATGGAGTGGTGTGGCAGGGGCCTTGGGGATCGTGGTGTGTCTGCAATGGAAGGGAACCATGGCCCAGAACTTCTTTGACCTTTGACGGGAATCCTCTCCTCCCACTGGCCCCCACGCCCAAGCTTACTGTGCTCTGGGGTCATCCAGTGGTGCTGCTCTGGAGGGGGTCTGCACTCCAGAGGAGGTACCTGCTCCTTAGGGATCGGCCTTTCCAGAAGAGGCCCCCTGCATCTGTCCTGACCTGGGAGAAGGGCTCCGAATCGGGGCCTGTGAGCACATGGTGGGGACACAGCTTTGACAGGGTTCTTGGGACAGAGGCACTGCCCACCCTTCTGCCCTAGGACCCAAGGGTACCACTCCCTCTCTCCAGGAGCCCGACCAGCCCTGCTCCCTGGTCTCCatctgaagccttccctgactctccCCTGCCTCATCTGCCTGCTCTCTGGGGCCAGCCCCTCCCACGTCAGCCTCTGAGGCCAGCCTCCAGTGTTCACtgggccccgccccagccccttccccatgCCCATCTGTGCCCTATTTCAGCCTGGCCCCTCCCCAGGTCTATGCCTATGTTATTGGGCCACAGGCTCCTGGGCTCCCCCAGATGTGGGGCAGACCTGAGCTCTGAGGTCCTGCAGGTGGGCTGGGGCAGAGGCTGCCTACCTTTGCTCTAGCTCCTCCTCCAGAGCCTTCTGCAGGCTGGTCTTCAGTTGCTCTGCCTGCAGGAAGCAGCAGTCAGACAGGCTGGGGATGGGGGGTCGGGGAGGAGTGGGGGGGTGATGGCTGTTGGATTCCACACCTACTCACCCCCACTTCCTGGCACTGGAAAAGCAGAGTGTTAGTGGCTGGCAGGCCTGAATCCTGCACAGTGATGGACAGGACAGAGTTGTAGGAGCAGGTGTTGAGTGCCACGTCCATGTCCTTGATGCCGTCCAGGCGGTAAGATTCCAGTTCCTCCTGGGCCAGGCAGAGAGGTCAGCTGTGAGGTCACTGAGAGCCAGGCTGACTCCTGGGAGCTCCTGACCTGGGTTGCTCCACCCTTCTAGTGGTCTGGGATGGGGCGTCGTCTCCCCTGATCCCTGTGTCTCTGTCCCCCGTTTCTTCCTAGTCCTGGGTATGTATTGTGTATGGGGAGGGGTGGTTGCCATGTGGGACATGCATCGATGGTGTTCACGCCTGGTGCTCGCTTTCCCACGGCCTGGGTCAGCTATGATCCCTTGCGGGGAATGGTGGGAGGCTGACCTTTGTCTCGATGTCCAGCAGCTGGAGCCGGCCATCCCTGACCTGCAGGAGCAAGTCCTGGCTCCACACCTGGCCCTGAGCGTCCATTTCCTGCAGCTTTTGCAGGGTATCCTTGGGCTCCTGGACTCTCTGCGTCCCCAGCTTACATGTCAGCAGGtgctgaggggagaggagaagatgCAGGACTGGGAGAAGGTTTGGAGAAGGGGATCACAGGTGGGAATGcgcagggctggggggtgggggaaaggcagCAGAGGGGGAAGACATGTCCCTGGCCTCCCTGTTGGGGAGTGCCAGGCCATCCCTATAAAGAAAACTTCAGGGGCCTGTGTGATGGCCAGAGGCAGTCAGGCTAGGAGGGGGCTCCCAAGTCAGGGTCTGAGGGGCTGTAGGAGGGGGTTTAGGACTCTGGAGGAAGGACAGTCATGGCCTTTAACAGTCCAGGCCAGCTGAGGTGGCTAGATCGTGGTAGATGTGGGCTTCAGCTACCCAACAAATAAGTCTGAACTCCTCTGGGTGGGATATATATAGGATGCTCAAATTCTGTCCCCGGCTTCCTTTGCCCTCTTTGGAATCACCATCCCAGCCTGGTCCATCTCCTCCCTGACCTGGCGTACCTGTCTCCGTGCCTTTTCTCATGCTGTTCCCCCTGCCCAGAAGGCGCGTTCCACCTCTGCTAACCCACCACCTCCCAGTCTCTCAGGAAGAAGTCAAGCACCCCTTCTCCCTGATTCTTGCCCAGAGAAGTCCATACTGACCTCTCTCTCCACTCAGGCCCTTGCCCCCCGCTAGTCTGATCATTCCAGCAGTGTTTTTATCCTTGAGGAGACCCCTCCCTTCTCCTATCCAAACGTTGCCTTCACAAGTGACAGTCCTGCCCCTcaccctcccctccaggccctgGTTGGGGGGAGGTTGTCTGCCTCCTGCCCCTTGATCCCACAACGCCGCCCTCTGCATagctcccagctcctctcccagTTCACATGGCTGGCATATTCAGGAGCTCTGACAACATGACCAAGTGCCCTGGCATCCTGGACATGCCTCTTCTTGCTCTTGCCTGCTAAACCTAACCGAAGCCGGTTCCTAACCCCTATCCCTCCATGAAGCCCAGTGCTCCTGGGCCCAGCCCAGATGGCTGGGGGGCCCTGACCTCTGCCGCCCTCTGGAGCCCCCAGACGGTTGCTCCAGCATCCCTCGCTGCTTCTTCTGCTTCTCCGGGAGGGCCCTAGATCTGCTGCTGCCCAGGGGCGGTTTCTACCCCAGACCTTCAACCTGACCTGGTGTCTTCTCTTCTCCGCCACACCCTTCCAGTCTGAGCTTTCTCTGTGGTGTCAGCAACTCTCCAGGCAACTAGAGGTGGCAGAGCCAGTGTTGTCTTCCCACGCAGGGCCAGAGCTTCCATTGTAGGCTCTAAGCTGCGCAGGCCTGCCCCGGGGAGCTCAAGCCCAGAAAGCTCCGCTCTCAGACAGTGGTCCTTTCAAGTCCTCAAACAGGGACCGCTAACCTCACACAGTCCTTCCTCCAGCTGTGGCAGatcctggggcagggggtggactGGGAGACAGGCGGGGATGGGGTGGTGGCAGGTGCCTCCTGACCCATCCCTCTGCTGCTTGTTCCTGCCCGGGGATAGGACGTCCACCACCTCAACCTCTAGCCTGGTCTTCCCTGCCCATCTTCCTTCCCCACATTCAGCAGATGCTCAGTTAGGCTTGCTGGACCCAAGCCCACCTGCTCTGACTGGGTCAGGCCATTGGCTTCTGTGGCAGAGACTTATCTcagatgtctgtttttttgtcAGGGCGGTGGACACACGGGAAAACTTGGGTTGAATCAGGAAACTGTCTGGGGCCCCCGGGTTACTCACCTCCACCCTGAACTGCAGGTGGGTGGGCTCTGAGGTGAGATTCTGCAAGTACTCCTTCCGGTGCACTGCCGTGGCCCAAAGCAAGGGAGTGGGGGCAGAAGAAGGAGGTGAGACATATACAGCAATAGGGGTTGGTCAACTTGGCGAGGGAGGGAATGGAGGGCAGGGGGTTCAGGGAGCTCAGTGGGAGGGAACGGGAGAGGGCACTGCAGGGACAGCTTACAGTAAATGGCTCTGCTGCTGGGCCGGGACATGTTGACACTGCTGAGATGACTCCCTAGAAGCTGAAATGAATGGAAGAGACAGCAatcagggctggggagagggatactggggcagagctgggcaggaCAGCTGTTGCAGCCCATCCCTGACCCGGGTCTGAGGCTTGGACCACAGGTCTTTCTGGATCCTTCTCCAGACATACCCTCTGCTGAGGAGCCCTCCGTCTTGGCTGGGCCTTGGAGGCCCCCAGGCAGGCTCCCAGCTTCCCATTATTTGGCCAGTAAAGCTCATTCCAATGGGCTCAGGAAAGCTGGGTGGACAGGAACTTGGGACCAGATCCCATCCTGGGGCTGAGTGTAAAATATGCCAGATGGGTGTGCCTAGCTTCTGGAGGGAAGGAATTAGGGTCTGCAGCCTTCCCTGCCAAAGCAAGCCTCTTGTCCAAGCCTGTTTCAATTCCTCAAATTAGGAGGAGGCCAATGCTGGCTCTTATGCTGGGGACCCGCtcaggaggggtgtgtgtgtgtgtgtgtatgcacatgcaTTTGTATGCACGTTGATGATGGGCTCTGTAGGATGTGTCAGTGATCTGCACTTTCCTGAATGTCTTACTAAATCTTCTGTCTCTTTGCCTTTCCATTCTCTGAACCCTCTTCTCAGAGTCCCTCCCCACACAACCCTTTAAATTCCAGCTCAagggaatagacatttttccaaagaagatatacagttggccaataggcatatgaaaagatgtttaacatcactaattattagagaaaagcaagtcaaagtcaaaatcacaatgaagtatcacctcactcctgtcagaatggctattaacaaaaaggcaagagagaaaaaaaagttggtaaagaagtgaagaaaagggaacccttgtgcactgttggtaggaatgtaaaatagtgcagccactgtgtaaAACGATATGGAGACTCCTCAAAAAAtgaagaatagaactaccatatgatctagcaatcccacttctgggtatttatccaaggaATATGAAATACACACCCCTGTGTTCATCATGgaatttataatagccaagatatggaaacaacctgagtgacCATCAACAGATGCAGGATAAAGGAGATgttgtatatacaatggaattaaccataaaaaagataaaatcttgccatttgcatggaccttgagggtgttatgctaaatgaaatacgacagagagagaaagataaataacgTATGATTCCACTCTTTTGTGGaatataagaaacaaacaaacgaaacaaaatatataaacagaccaaaccaAACGAAAATgtagatgcaggggacacagtagtggttaccagaggagaaggggcaggagggagggggaaatgggtaAACGGAATCACTGTGTGGCGATggatagaaattaaatttttggTGATGAGCATGCTATAGTGTACACAGAAGTAGAAACATAATGTTgtgcacatgaaacatataatgttataaaccaaggttaactcaataattaaaaaaatctaaataaataaatagattccAGGTTAAGGATCACCTCCTCAGTGAAGCCCTCCTTGACCACCCCACTCCACCCTTCCCATCATCCTAATGCCACACCAAACCTTGTACGTTCCTCTCTAACAAGAGCAGCCACCCTGGTTAGTGCTGTGAGCCTAATGCTAAGTGCCTTATGAAccttatatcatttaattttcactacCATCGCTTATACTTCCTTGGCCCTATGTGCTGAGCACTGTTCTACAGATGTTACCCccatcaactcatttaatcctcagaacaaccttGCTGGGTGGGTTCTGTTATTATGCCATTTACCAGATGAGGATGCTGAGGTTCAAAGAGGGTAACAGGCCTGAAATCTCAAGTAAGTATTTGATAGAGAATGAACCCAGCCGTGTCTGACTGCAAACTCCATGCTTTAACTGTCTATATATGTGCCTCTGTCACTGGGCTGTGACCTCCTGAGGACGGACTTATCTTGCCACTGCTGTCCACACAGCGCCCTCCTGGCATAGAGGGGGTCTAGAATATGTATATGTTGAAACGGAATGGAAGTAAATGAGGTGCGTGTGTATGTGCAGGGTGGGGCGGGAGTTAGCTGAGTGTGTGGGTCAAGGTAATGTGTCACTTTAATGATGTAGGTATGCATCATGAATAGGGTGTCAGTTCCGTGGGTGTCCGTGCATCTGCGTGGTGCCTCTGAGTTGTCCAGAAACCTTGGAATATCCTGGGCAAAGTGTCAGAGAGCAGCCCACGCCCCTGTTACTAGGACTGTTATGAAAGTAGCAGAAGATCTGATAAGATGACTCAGTGCTGGGGAAATGGTTGCTAGTAAACAATTAAGGGATTGTGGCTgggtctctgttttccttttttgggaGGAACCCTTTCCCCACCAAGGGTAAGGGGGTACTAAAAGTctgctctccctctccccagctgcaCCTCTCAGGCTGCAACACTTCCTGCTTCTAGATCcagaagacaaagaagagaaaatgaacgGTGTTTCGGTTAGCTCCCCGCCAGCCGCCTCGCACAAGGATGGTCCCTGTGGGTCTCTGTGAGCAGGTTCAGGGAAACATCTGCTGCTCAAGATCCTGATGAcacaggcagggggtgggggggatcctCAAGGTGGGGcgtggggatggggggatgaaaggtggggggtggaggagcGGGGGCCTCCTTGCCCCTGGGAAGGGGGGATCTCTGGCAGCCCAGTTTCCCCATTTAACCCCCACATTTAGGGACCTGGAGTGGGGAAGGAGTTCGGGTCTGCATCACGGACCCTGGGAGAAGCAGCCCAGGATGCGACTGGAGCCCTGCTTCCTGGCTGGCTAGCTTGGCCGAGTCCCAAGCTCTTCTTAGGCTGCTCGTCCTGGCTACATCTGACAATGGGCAGGAGGCCCTGGCCTGGAAGCCTCACTGAGTTGCATCCGGCATCCCCCGCGGCTTGGGTGGGCCCTGATCTCACCGAGGGCCAGTCCCTTACCTGGGTCCCAGTGAGGCCTGGTGGCTGGTCCCCCCGAAGGCGCAGTTGTTTGAGCTGCTGGTCTGATGCTGGTGGTGGGAAGGCAGTGGCTTCTCTGCTAGAGGCGCAGCCACAGGCAGAGGCCCTGTGATCAGGTGAGCCCTGACGGCGCAGACAGGTCTTAACGCTGGTGAGGCCATGAGGCAGCCACACCTGTGCTCTTTGGACTCTGATGGGTGGGAAGGCCTCCTAGGCCACCACCTGCCCAGCACCAAAGCCTGGGCCTGTGGCAATGCCTGCGCCGACATGTGTCCCAAGCTTAGCCAGACTCCTGcttcccagcttcctcctctgcttGCCTCTGCCATTAGTGTGTGGCCCCCTCTTGCCTCCCCCTTTGGGTACCTCCTCTCAGGCCCCAGGTCAGCAACAGGCACCAGGGTTGGGACCAGAAGGAGAGGGCACCCATGGTTCGGGAGAGTCTGGCTTCTGTGGTCAGGGCACAGGCGGCTGGAGGTGGGCCCCGGCCTTGGGGGCAGCTGTGGGCTGGCACGTGTGCCTGTGTGCGCTGCGCACGTGGGTTCGTGACCGTGTGTGCCCAGGTGGTACCTGCGAGCAGGATGCGGAGTTTGTGAGAGCAGATGAAGGCTGGGGGCCGGGACCACCATGAGCATTAGGTGGAGGGATAAGACTTCTTCCTAGCAGGGCCCACCTCATTctgccctttcttctttcccctctgACCCAGCAGGGAGCCCTCTCCCCCATCCGCTCTTTCCTGCCCTACCCTACCCCATGCCCTCAGACCTCTGGTTGAGCCTGGGTGGCTTCAGCAGAGATAGGAAACTGAGGTCTGCCTCTGTGCCTATTCGTGAACTTACCCAGTCCTCGTGCTTCATGGTGTTTAAAAGCCTTCCTTGGCACCCAGGCTGCCTGCCCTCTGGGGGCTCACAGTCTAACAAGGGAGGTAGGGTGTAAACAGGGAGCgaggcaggaggggagaggagggagggaaatgccCGTGTCCATGCGGTGGTGGGTCTCGTGGGCAGAGACCCGGGACCCGTCGGGTTAGGATCTGTGCTGGAGAGCCCTGTGGTCTGGGGGCAGAGCCAGCATGCCCACCCTTCGCTTCCTTGGGTCCATTCCAGGAGATCtcagcctccttccctgcccccactccaGCCAACACCTCCCTGGATGGCCTGGAGTCCAGGAAGGGGGTGCTGGCTGGGGGCCTTCCCCACCTAAGAGAGTCCACTGGGCAGCCAGCTTTAGGGGCCCAGGGATCAGGTGGCTGCTGAGCCAGCCCCCAGCCGTGGCCACATGGGACCAGCTCTCCTGACCTCCCTGGCTGTTCTGTTCCCTGGGTCTCAGCCTCTTGGTCCTTCAGCTTCTTTCCAGAAAGGACAGCCTGTCCCTTCGTTGCCTCCTCCAGTCCCGGCCCCAGCCCCGGCCCAGGTGCCCAGCCAAGACTATGTCTCTTATCTTACTCAGCTCAGGCCAGGCCCTGCCCTTCCCACAGGCTTCTCTCCATTTTCGCATTCAGGGGCCAGCACAGCTGGCACTCTcatggaggatgggggagggggctgggggaggggcgcagCCCACTGCAGAAATCCACGTGAAATCTTCAGGTGGAGAAACCAAGAGCTCCATCTGCATCCTCAGCGTCTTGCATCTGCAGGGGCCTGTAGGAGTGCCCTTGGGAGCAGTGTGGGTATCCTCAGACAGGAGCCCTTTGCAgcttgggtggggctgggcctggggcttcTTCAGTGCCAGGCATTGTGGAACCACTCCGGTAAAGAGGGGCATTAGGAGAGATGGAGAGGCCAGGCCCCTCATCCCTGGGGACTGGGGGACCAAACTGATGCTTCTGCACAAAGAAAGCTCCAAGTGTCAAAGCAATTCTTTGGCAAAGTAATCCTGGCTGGGGCACCAGGAGCCAGGACACAGGTGGGAGGGGAAGAGATTAGGgactcatttcattcattcactcattcattcattcattcacttatacATGCACTCCACAGCTATATACTGAGGGCTTcctctctgccaggcactgtgctacatgCTAGGGACACCTTGGAACTCAGCTTGAGTTCAGTGTCTCCCTCCAAACCGCCCAGCCTCTCCTCCCATGTTCCCAGCTCAGCAAAGGCACCAACACCAGCCAAGCATGCAAGCAGGGCACTGGGGCCACCCCAagtcctccctcagcccctgtaCCTGGCCCATCACCCATCCTGTGGGTCCCATCTCCTTAGCAAGTTCGTACAGatccatcttcctcccaccccaccgccGGGGCCTGAGTGTCCCCCACTTGTCAAATTGTCTGTCTGTGACGGTGCTGGAGTCTCCTaccctcccagcctccagtctTGTTATTAGTTCCCCTCCTCCTTGCAGACAGGGGATCTCCCTTAACTGGGAATCTGATCATTCACTCCTCTGTCTAAAACCCATCACTAACTCCCCGCTCAtctcaggataaaatccaaatgcCTTATCGTGGCACTTAAAAAAGATGcacaaatttattaaaacttgAAGATATCTAACAATTCATTGGATAAATTCTTATTAATTGTAGGAAACCTAGAAGATCCAGGAAttcaatttcaaaggatttagAAAGAATTCCTTCTAAAAGCTTTCACTATTACATTCTTTGTTAAACTGGGACTTGGATCCCTTTGGGCATCATTTCGCCCCTGAACCATTGCCTTGATAAATTAGTCAGCAGCAGCGCATGAAATGATGGCTAGATGAGAGACTCGTATTCTCTTACCCAAATGTAGCAAACAGCGCCATAGGTCCTACTTAATGGAATAGGAACTTCATGAACTTGAGGCTTCTGCCTCTGATTATGGCCTTATCTCTCCCTACTTGTGCCACTTGCACTTTACACTCAGCTTAGAGAATGATTTGTGATTCCTCGACACGTCATGCCTTGGTACCTAGCTACCCGCTGTTCTCTCTGCCCATGGGAAAAGCCCACTATGCTTCATGTCTACCCGTAAGCTCTGCCTCTTCTGGAAGCCTTCCCACTGCCCAAGACTGGTGGGGACTCTGGCCCTGGCTTCCCAGATGCCTTGTACACGTGTCCCCCCACTACTGCAGGTGTCACCTTGAGGGGTATGTCCCCATCAGACTGGAATGCCTGAGACCCCAGGGTAGTTTATTACCACAGTCTATAGAGGAGAGGAGGACCTGTGGACAAATACATACACTGTGGCATCCCAGGCACAAAGGACCATACTCTGTTTGGGGGCATCAGAGAAAACTTCCCAGAGAAGGGGATGCTGGGGTCAGTGCTTAAAAATCACGTAGGAGTTTGGCCCAGCAATGAAGTGGGAAGGGAATGCCAGGTGGAAGGAGTAAAAATCCtgttggatggatgggtgaaatGGAGTATTAGAAACTGGGAATGGCtagagtgtgtctgtgtgtgtgtgtgtgtgtgtgtctgtgtgtgtgtgtgcacgcatgtgtgttTGAGTATGGCAGGCAGGTGGTGGCAGGTGACAGGGGATAAGTGTGTCTTTATCATCTGGTGGTAAGTGGAGTCACtgaacgctttttttttttaattaattaatttatttatttggctgctttgggtcttcgttgctgcgcgcaagctttctctagttgcggtgaacgggggctactcttcgttgcggtctgcaggcttcacattgcagtggcttctcttgttgcagagcacggggtctaagtgcacgggcttcagtagttgtggctcgcaggctctagagcgcaggcttagtagttgtggcgcagggg comes from Delphinus delphis chromosome 1, mDelDel1.2, whole genome shotgun sequence and encodes:
- the EPS8L3 gene encoding epidermal growth factor receptor kinase substrate 8-like protein 3 isoform X3 — its product is MSRPSSRAIYLHRKEYLQNLTSEPTHLQFRVEHLLTCKLGTQRVQEPKDTLQKLQEMDAQGQVWSQDLLLQVRDGRLQLLDIETKEELESYRLDGIKDMDVALNTCSYNSVLSITVQDSGLPATNTLLFQCQEVGAEQLKTSLQKALEEELEQRPRFGALLPGQDRCRGPLLERPIPKEQVPPLECRPPPEQHHWMTPEHNTPRSPRPLPHHSIIQNSSAFTLPPSRRSPSPGDPGRDQEVLSHVLRDIELFMEKLKEDQSNTSHKKKRQRKKQIKHQGGITEAHYIDCFQKIKYSFNLLILEQCPEPGLAVQVISPLLTTKAVDLLQSCLSPPESNLWKGLGIAWTTSQSKWTGSEPLPYQPTFYDGWQLPEPSYEEPSRYQDSTSPRGGSPRLGSNSHLAQEETHNHGRHPGPSRPGPVKPAVKMQVLYEFEARNPRELTVVQGEVLEVLDQSKRWWLVKNEMGRSGYIPSNILEPLQSGFPGSQSKSFPPAPGLRLSSRPEEVTAWLQAENFSTVTVKTLGSMTGRQLLHMRPGELQMLCPQEAPKVLARLEAVRRMLGMNP
- the EPS8L3 gene encoding epidermal growth factor receptor kinase substrate 8-like protein 3 isoform X2, coding for MSRPSSRAIYLHRKEYLQNLTSEPTHLQFRVEHLLTCKLGTQRVQEPKDTLQKLQEMDAQGQVWSQDLLLQVRDGRLQLLDIETKEELESYRLDGIKDMDVALNTCSYNSVLSITVQDSGLPATNTLLFQCQEVGAEQLKTSLQKALEEELEQRPRFGALLPGQDRCRGPLLERPIPKEQVPPLECRPPPEQHHWMTPEHNTPRSPRPLPHHSIIQNSSAFTLPPSRRSPSPGDPGRDQEVLSHVLRDIELFMEKLKEDQSNTSHKKKRQRKKQIKHQGGITEAHYIDCFQKIKYSFNLLGNLATMLQDTGAPVFVHLLFQTLNSILEQCPEPGLAVQVISPLLTTKAVDLLQSCLSPPESNLWKGLGIAWTTSQSKWTGSEPLPYQPTFYDGWQLPEPSYEEPSRYQDSTSPRGGSPRLGSNSHLAQEETHNHGRHPGPSRPGPVKPAVKMQVLYEFEARNPRELTVVQGEVLEVLDQSKRWWLVKNEMGRSGYIPSNILEPLQSGFPGSQSKSFPPHSEDSRVHDGAPAASHETWGATDAVSPGGPKGPGTAGGCQKDAGDEPLGSNSNTSKTKTFSQARWRI